In Mycobacterium sp. 050128, one genomic interval encodes:
- a CDS encoding sulfotransferase family protein encodes MKAGRSASRLAWWHEWAAPLWIGCNFTAWTRLLIRNRFAVHWSRWHYAVLYTALSVVNSFLGTWQNIVFGKRVADTAIGHAPIFIIGHWRSGTTMLHEMMVLDERHTGPTTYECIAPHHFLLTQRFARFAEFLTSKHRAMDNMDMSMAHPQEDEFAWCMLGLPSPYLTIAFPNRPTQDEHYLDMDKLSAKELETWKQTFFRFVQQVYFRRRKAIVLKSPTHSFRIKVLLDIFPQAKFIHIVRDPYVVYPSTVNLFKAFSLVHGLQRPTFQGLNENVLSNYLDLHRKLDEGREFVDPSRFFELRYEDLIDDPEGQLRKMYEHLDLGDFDRYLPRLRKYLDAKASYRTNKYEVTAEQRAIIAERWAEVIDRYGYGVVADDAGVEQVAIAS; translated from the coding sequence ATGAAGGCCGGGCGTTCGGCATCGCGGTTGGCGTGGTGGCACGAGTGGGCCGCGCCGCTGTGGATCGGCTGTAACTTCACCGCCTGGACGCGCCTGTTGATCCGCAACCGATTCGCCGTGCACTGGAGCCGCTGGCACTACGCGGTGCTCTACACGGCCCTGTCGGTCGTCAACTCTTTCCTGGGGACGTGGCAGAACATCGTGTTCGGCAAGCGAGTCGCCGACACGGCAATCGGACACGCGCCGATCTTCATCATCGGGCACTGGCGCAGCGGCACCACCATGCTGCACGAGATGATGGTGCTCGACGAGCGTCACACCGGTCCGACGACCTACGAATGCATTGCGCCGCACCACTTTCTGCTGACCCAGCGGTTCGCCCGTTTCGCCGAATTCCTGACGTCGAAACATCGCGCCATGGACAACATGGACATGAGCATGGCGCACCCCCAGGAAGACGAGTTCGCCTGGTGCATGCTGGGACTGCCCTCGCCCTACCTCACCATCGCGTTCCCGAACCGGCCCACCCAGGACGAGCATTACCTGGACATGGACAAGCTCAGCGCCAAAGAACTGGAAACCTGGAAGCAGACCTTTTTCCGGTTCGTTCAGCAGGTCTATTTCCGCCGCCGCAAGGCAATCGTCCTGAAGAGTCCGACGCACAGTTTCCGGATCAAGGTGCTGCTGGACATCTTTCCGCAGGCGAAGTTCATCCACATCGTGCGGGATCCATACGTCGTATATCCCTCGACCGTCAACCTCTTCAAGGCGTTCTCTCTGGTGCACGGGCTACAGCGGCCGACATTCCAGGGGCTCAATGAAAACGTCCTGTCCAACTATCTCGACCTGCATCGAAAGTTGGACGAAGGGCGCGAGTTCGTCGACCCGTCAAGGTTTTTCGAATTGCGCTACGAGGATCTGATCGACGATCCCGAGGGGCAGTTGCGCAAGATGTACGAGCACCTGGATCTGGGTGACTTCGATCGGTACCTGCCACGGCTGCGGAAATACCTGGACGCCAAGGCTTCCTACCGGACGAACAAGTATGAAGTGACGGCCGAACAGCGCGCGATCATCGCGGAGCGCTGGGCCGAGGTCATCGATCGCTACGGCTACGGGGTGGTGGCCGACGATGCTGGAGTTGAACAGGTAGCGATCGCAAGCTGA
- a CDS encoding LysR family transcriptional regulator, giving the protein MELRHLEYFLAVADHRSFTEAAKKLHVVQSGVSATIKALERELGAELFVRGSAGVELTPAGEELRPRARETLDAARAAKDAVNATRGSIRGTVTVGILTSISVIDMPAVLAELHTRHPGVTVHLRAASAGSAGLARQLRDGDLDVAFLVFTGPPPADLNARLVAAVPLLLVVPADHPLAQRDSVPLAELEGMSFVDSPPGYGTRTVIDNAFTAAGVERTVAVEVADLGTAATYIRNGLGIGFLSWTILDEIDDFGLATLRVSDYDLEWRLFVTTSAARSTSAATRAILALIEEVASR; this is encoded by the coding sequence ATGGAGCTGCGTCATCTTGAGTACTTCCTCGCCGTCGCGGACCACCGCAGCTTCACCGAGGCCGCGAAAAAGTTGCATGTCGTCCAATCGGGTGTGTCGGCGACGATCAAGGCCCTGGAACGAGAACTCGGCGCAGAGCTATTCGTCCGGGGTTCGGCAGGCGTCGAGCTGACTCCGGCGGGAGAGGAGCTGCGACCCCGCGCCCGCGAAACCCTGGATGCCGCCCGCGCGGCCAAGGATGCCGTCAACGCCACCCGCGGGTCGATCCGCGGCACCGTCACGGTGGGGATTCTGACGTCGATCAGCGTGATCGACATGCCCGCGGTGCTGGCCGAACTGCACACCCGGCATCCGGGAGTCACGGTGCACTTGCGTGCCGCCAGCGCCGGATCGGCCGGCCTCGCCCGCCAGCTGCGCGACGGCGATCTCGACGTCGCCTTTCTGGTCTTCACCGGGCCGCCGCCGGCCGACCTGAACGCCCGGCTGGTGGCGGCCGTTCCGCTGCTTCTGGTCGTGCCCGCCGATCATCCACTGGCCCAACGGGATTCGGTGCCGCTGGCCGAGCTGGAAGGAATGTCGTTCGTCGACAGCCCGCCGGGATACGGCACCAGAACCGTGATCGACAATGCGTTCACCGCCGCCGGCGTGGAACGGACCGTCGCGGTGGAGGTCGCCGACCTCGGCACGGCCGCGACCTACATCCGCAACGGCCTCGGGATCGGCTTTCTCAGTTGGACCATCCTCGACGAGATCGACGATTTCGGCCTGGCGACGCTGCGCGTCAGCGACTACGACCTGGAATGGCGATTGTTCGTCACCACGTCCGCGGCCCGGTCGACCAGCGCGGCTACCCGCGCCATCCTCGCGCTGATCGAGGAAGTCGCCTCCCGCTGA